From Daucus carota subsp. sativus chromosome 6, DH1 v3.0, whole genome shotgun sequence:
TTGGTATACATCTAGAATTCGAAAATTCAATTTCTCAATTTGGAAAAATAACACATTGAGCAATATATTGCAAACATGACATGAATGCTTGCGGCGTGATGCTTGATTAATTATTGATGTTCCAAAATTGGATACAAAgatcacgtttttttttatagttCATGTTAATCTTGGAGCATATTTTTCCTATATCGATTCTAACCAAATCCCTCATCTGTATTCCCTTTCTGTACTTCTTTAATTGTTAACTCTACTtccttttttgtttcttttaatcCAGTATCTTTCTGACTGGCATCATATTTGATTAGAGTGTGCTCTGTAATGCAAGACATATCTTTATGATTCTTACTTCTAGTAGCCTTGTGCAGTCATGAGCTTGGGGACGGCTGCAACAGAAGAGGATGCagaactaatatctaaattatttgGAGCAATCGGGAAGATATGGAAAGCTGATGAGAAACTTTTTGATGCAATTACTGGCCTGAGGTATATGATTCTCGCTGATGCTAAAGGCATTGATACTCCCGTCCTAGTTTTGCATGTGAAATACTGCTTTGTCTGAGCTTCAGGATAGTCTAGTGTATAAAATTATGGCAGCCTTTTCTACTTTCTATTACAGAAAACACAAGTTTATACTCTTCAACAATAATATGCATAcattatgtttatttttatgTTGGCAAGATCAATTTCAGCCTTTTGACTAGAGACTTTTCTCTTAAATATGTTCAGTGGTAGTGGCCCAGCATATATGTTTTTAGCAATAGAAGCTTTGGCTGATGGAGGGGTAGCTGCAGGTCTTCCCCGGGATTTGGCTCTTGGTCTAGCTTCTCAGACTGTAAGCTCGAATCTTTTTACAGAGCTGTTTTGTTTTGCCATAGATCAAATATCCTTCTTTCATAGTGTTGTAAAATTGTGTCCACCTACCATAGCAATTAATACACTTATTTAAATTGTGAACTATATATCTTTTGTTGTCATAATTGGgtcttacaaatatatattccgCGACGGCCTACGAAAAGGAATTGTCACAATTTAGTGGTGAAATATAGGGAAACAGTAACTGATTGTTTCTCCTATGATATGAAGTTaggtataaaaatattatacggTTAAGGCTATTGATTTTACGATTGTTACTTTAATTTGCTAATGTATTAGTTATCTGAGACTTTTAGTGAAGTCTAATGAACTAAAAAGAGTAGCTCAGTTTTTCCTATTTGAAATGGAATACCAATTAATGATGATTATTCTATTCGATAGTTTTAAAACTCTTTGCTCTGAGTTTTTGATTAAGATCTCTGCAGTATTTCAAGTGCCTTCAGCATTTTTATTGTACAATATGCTTCGGTGTGTAATATGTACCACTAATTTTTTTGTGTGATATATGttgcactatttttttttcaagtgGTCATTTTTTTTACCTCCCTTCGTCTAGGTATCTCATTCTCAATCCATAAGGTTTCCTTTCACATGTAATCTGTTTTCTTGAACTTCTACCTCTTCATGCTTCGTGAATAATCAGTTTGTACCTATAGACTATGCTACTACTCTGAATCGGGTATGAAGTATCGGACACGATACATAACTGAATGTCGAACTCGAAAAATCTTAAAACTAGGGACACAGGGACACTGTCCTATTTTTTAGATACGGGTATGGGGAAACGATATAATACATTAATAAACAGgaatttaaagtaaaaaatttaaagaaagtAACTATCAAGTTATGATCAAACACAAATTTGTAAAGATATTGCAAATTTAGGGATCTTCTAtgcttgttttttattttgcatgtttttttcgcttttttttttcctggttTGCATTCTATTTTAGTTGGTCAAAGTGTCCACCATTCAGTCAAATGGTCTGACACGTGTCGTGTCCAAGTGTTGAACATGGGCACAACTACCTAAACAGAAGAGTCGGAATTGGGTCCAACTTCCAAGCAATACATTTCATATTGAAGTGATAGGAGAAACCTTTTAGGGATCGTTTGGGTTATAGAGGAGTATGGGGTTGGAATTAGGAATTGAGTTAAAGTGGTATGGCCGAGGTATCATTTGTGATATCAAATTTTGGGTTGAGTGCTGGAATgaatatgttttatttaaaatatcattaagctattaataaaatttatttattttatcatataaaaaattgtaaatattttttttattactaaTAACATTTAttgtacatataaatattttttttgttattattaatgttttttagaggaacaaaaaaataacattaaaaataatacCTCATACCACCcccatacccacctcccccctTGGGTTTCAAAAACTCATACATTGGCGGTGTGAGGTATGGGttcgaaaataaaaaagatCAACCAAACATGATGTATTGGTTTGGTTGATTCTATACCCATACCTCATACCACCCTACCAAACGATGCCTAATAATAAGTTTAACTTCACCGTGCCTTTTCAACTTGAATGATTATGTGTTTTGAAGGTCTGCCCATATGGTTATAGTAGATGTGCCAGGTTGGGAGATCTTAACCCCAAATAGTGGATGTCCCCTTGCCCCAGAGAGGTGCATGTTTTTTCCTTTCTGTGGACAAGAGGTTTCAATTATTTTCCAAATTTGTCCTGTTCTGACTAGCTATTTTAAAACTAATCCTGTCACTCCGATAATCTGCACAATAGTCAAGCCTAGTAAAGATATGGGCAATGGCTATAATATTAGATGCCAATAATGGTATTGATCTATTGTTCATCTTCACAGAGGTAGTTGTGCAGTCTTGTTGGATTTATTAGAATATAAATGCTGTAAGACATCTTCGATGCCCCTTTAAGACGTCAGTAACTTTATTTGGTATCTTTTTGAGATGAAGTATTATGGCACTGCTGCAGGTACTAGGAGCAGCAACCATGGCCACTGCAACAGGGAAGCATCCTGGCCAGCTTAAAGATGATGTTGCCTCACCGGGTGGGACGACAATTGCAGGTATTCATGAGCTGGAGAAGGGTGGTATTCGTGGGATCTTTATGAATGCTGTTGTTGCTGCAGCGAAGCGCAGCCGAGAACTTTCCCAGGGCTAGATATTCAATTTAACAAGCTAGTTTATTAGTTAATCAACTTCACTACATGCTCTTCAAAGTAACTTAACAAATTTTGCTTTGCTATTTTAAAGCGCATATCTGAGGTGCCAAAACAGATTTGTTTTAGATTTAGATGTTCCTTGAGGCAACTTCCAGCATATTTTTCTGTTGAATGTTTTACCAGATGTTATGCTATCCATTTTGGGCAAAATGAGTTTAGGTTCCAGTTTCCTACTACCGAGTCCTTTTCCAGTTGGTATAGTGCTCTTATTTGTATGCAAAGAAACATCCAATGTGTGGGAGATGGTAAAGTGAAAATAGTAAGATCGTGCTTACAGGCTACATCTGGATTGCTCGTGTTTCCAGCAAAAATAAACTGTACAAGGAAAACATGAAGTTACATACCAGCTCTAATAATGTTTTGTCATTGATAGCTGAGCTTAGTGCATGAAACATTTTCTTAGGAAGGATAAAACAGGTTAGTGAAATAAAGGATATTACCCTGAGAGTATTTACATCAGGCAATTTGATGTAGTGTTGAGTCTCCTAAAAGGCTTTAAGATCTGGAAGAATTTATGTGAATGCAGTCGTGGATATCATGCTTGATACTCTCATTTCTTTGGGTTCTGGGTTATGCTTATATTTTCATTAGCTTGGGTTTTGGAAGGTTGATTGTAGTGGCAAGACTTATTTTGTTTATTGTGTCTTGTGAGAGGGATGAAAATAGACCTCTTGCGAGCCACAGtagattttaatatgatttatgaggtagattttaatatgatttatgaGGTTTATGGTTCCGGTTTGAGCTAGGTGAATTTATTTGTTGCGGTAGTTGGCTAATTGGGTCGATAGTTtatatagattttaaaaaaaggtTGAAAGCCCCTCAATACTTAATCTAAGAAATtaatacttaaataaaaaatggaaacaagttattttttttcttgatttaaGGTATTCCACACACCCACACCCACTATTGGTGTGTTTCACAGTTTCAGTGTTTGGCTTATTGGTAATTCAGGAGTAAATCCGGAGGTCGAATATTATCAAGGAAACATCAAGTAGTTATGTCCATAATATATCCAGATAATGCCACTATTTGTttatacaaattacaatataCGATCATCTAACATTAAACTTTATATGCATCGATCTGGTAGTATATGTATACCGTAAAAAATTAGGAGTTATTTACAAATCCAAGCAAAAATTGAGAACTCTCAATCAGTTTTTACTACCTCATGATATTGCACATACTTTATAATTCCTATCTCCTGTAAGCAACGTGCAAACTCACAGTTCACAGAATAGAAAGTGGACGACCAAGATGTGTAACTTCACAAGCATTTTGAACTAGATTTATGATCAGAGAACATACAAACATTTATAACACAATGAGTCAAAATCACAAAATGACTATTCTCTATCTTTGATCAGATTGTTTACCATGTTTACCAAAGGAACCGTGCCTTTTGCCATGATCTCTATTCTAGAAGTGTTGGAGGCATTTGAGAAAAGAGAAAGCCCGAAAAAGAATAGTTCAGGAAGAAATAGTCGAGAAGACAAGAATCCATGCCAATAGCGAGGTTCCAGGTCAAAAAAAGCACTGAAAAACCTTCTTGTACCAGGCAAATCGAGTTTTAGCAAAATATCCATACCAAAGCAAAAGAATTCTCGCTGGCGTCTTCTCTCTATTGGCCATAGATCTTTCCAGACTTCTGCAGACAATTCGTTTCCCAAAGCGCCTTTCTTAGAACCACCAAGGTACTGAACTATTGCATTGGCAACAACTGGTGCAGCAGCTAGAGTTCTTGCTACCATATATCCAGTGGAAGGATGCACCATACCAGCTGTACCGCCAATTCCCACTACTCTCTGAGGGAGTACAGGCAGAGGCCCTCCCATTGGGATCACACATCTCTCATCCTCTTCAATGCTCTTCACTTTAATACCCAAATGCCTTAGGCGAGCCACCATTCTCTCCTGAATATCTCCCATGGCTAAACCTGGACGAGCTACAAGGGATGTTTCTTCAAGAAATATTCTGTCAGATGAAAAAGGCATAGCATAAAGAAACGTAGGGATTTTACTGTTTCTTTCTTTTAATTCTGTATTGCCATTAAGATGGGAATCTCTCCAGTCCATGAAAATCATCTTATTTACATCAAAAGGATGTTCTTCTACTTCT
This genomic window contains:
- the LOC108193045 gene encoding lycopene beta cyclase, chloroplastic (The RefSeq protein has 1 substitution compared to this genomic sequence), whose protein sequence is MKVMDTLLKTHNKLEFFNPIHGFPDKVGTLSCLKFRNQELRFGSRRSNVNWGKNGSVKASSSALLELVQETKKENLEFDLPLYDPSNGLVVDLAVVGGGPAGLAVAQQVSEAGLAVVSIDPSPKLIWPNNYGVWVDEFEAMDLLDCLDTTWSSAIVYIDDQTTKELGRPYGRVNRKQLKSKMMQKCISNGVKFHQAKVVKVVHEEAKSLLICDDGVTIQAAVVLDATGFSRCLVQYDKPYNPGYQVAYGIVAEVEEHPFDVNKMIFMDWRDSHLNGNTELKERNSKIPTFLYAMPFSSDRIFLEETSLVARPGLAMGDIQERMVARLRHLGIKVKSIEEDERCVIPMGGPLPVLPQRVVGIGGTAGMVHPSTGYMVARTLAAAPVVANAIVQYLGGSKKGALGNELSAEVWKDLWPIERRRQREFFCFGMDILLKLDLPGTRRFFSAFFDLEPRYWHGFLSSRLFLPELFFFGLSLFSNASNTSRIEIMAKGTVPLVNMVNNLIKDRE